The Chitinophaga caeni genome segment CCATTGCCCCTGCTGGGCCTATGGGACCAGTTGCACCTGTAGGTCCGGGCACGCCTTGTACTCCTTGCGGACCGGCAGGGCCTGTAGCTCCCGGGTCTCCCTGGTCCCCTTTAGGACCTTGCGGCCCCGCAGGCCCGGGATCCCCTTGATCGCCCTTATCCCCTTTATCGCCTTTAACACCGTTAGCTGAATATAATGCGAACGGCACAGCTAATAAAGGCGAAGTTCCGAGCACGGCATAACTGCTGCTACCCACGGCTACTTCTACCTTCAGATATTGATTGGCATTATTCCATGGAACACTGTTGAAGGTTCCGGTTTGCGCTGCTCCTTTCCCGATCTGTAGATTAAATAACCCAAGGCTATTAGTTATTACATCGTGCATTTCCTGGTATTGAACCGGCCCAGCCGAAGAGCCTCCCAAAATGGAAATTCTTACCGATAACGCTTGATTAGAGAGCACGGTTCCATTTGCATTTCGTGCCACCGCCTGGTAGTTGATGCCCGAAAAGCTGTTTTGAGCTTTAGCTAAGCCCCAAGAGCTGGATAGAAATATAAGTAGGATTAAAATTCGTCTCATTTTGTTGATTTTTTAGTTTGGGGTTGAATGGTAGATTTGGTTGGAGTTGCTGCATTAGCTTTAGGTTCGCTCATTCCCCCCTGCATTTCCGGGGCTTTCGCTTTTTCTGCCGATTGATTAAGCTCTGCGGCTTTTTTCTTAGCTTGCTCGCCGTTCATCGCGGAAGGTAGTTGCGTATTGGAACTTGCTTTGGATTGAGCAGCGGCTTTACGGGCAGGGGCAGGGCTCGAGGGCCTATAATTAGTGAAAATCTGTTCCCGGATAGGTCTGCTCGGATCGAATTTCATCTTTTCTTCCGGTTTTATATTCAACTTGCGGATATCTTCATCGAAAGAATTGAATAGTAAATATTTAGTAGATGCTTTGCCCTTGGATTGGCCTTTTGCATAGACCGACATCAAGCAAACAATAGCTAATGACATGAGTAGTTTCATTTTCATATTCCAGTTTATTTGGGTGTAGAGAATGTTTGTTTTATAAGTTGATAGTAGACATTAATCTGCATACATATTGACTAACAATCCTAGCTTAAAAGTTCGGGTTTGGTACATGGTTCCGTCTGTAGGCATGATATAGGCCATATTAATCTCGAAGGGTTTCAACCGGAAGCCCGCTCCTAGGGAAGCATGTTGCCTGTGACCCTTCAATTCATTTTCATAAAAATATCCGGCCCTGATAAAAAGCTGCTCCCGGTAAGCATATTCCACACCGGTAGCGAAGGTCAACTCCTTGATCTCTTCTTTGAACCCGCCCGGAGCATCTCCAAACGAGCTAAATATAGATTCTACGACGCTCCTGTCCGGATCTTTTCCCTTGATGATCACATCCGTAGGAAATCCTTGATCATCAAGCTCGTATTGCGGTGGGGTAGGTATTAATAATTTATTGATATCCAGTGCGATAGTAAATGTGTGTTCAGTTGTATGGACGAAGGTATAACCCCCGCCGATCTTCAGATTCATCGGTAGGAATGTTTTCTTATTATCATCATCCGAATAACTTAATTTCGAACCGATGTTAGAAAAACTGATCCCCCAGCAATACCGGTTACCAAAATCTATATGATCTGCATAATTTTGGTAGTAAAACCCAACATCACCCGCCACGGCGCTGGCCGCTTTCTGCTGGATGCCGTTATAAGTACCTTCACCTAAATCACTGCGGATATAGCGTAACGATACTCCCAACGAATAATGATCACCTAATTTCCGCGCATAGGTCGCATCTATAGCGAATTCGCGCGGCTTGTAATTGGAAAGTTGCTGACCATTATCATCGCGGAAGGTGACCGTTCCGTGCGACATGTACCGCAACGAGGCCCCGATAGCTTCCTTGCCGTTAAAGCTTTTGAATCCGGATAAATAAGCCACGGCAGATTGCGTGTTATCATTATTCAGCTCATATAGCCATGGAGAATAGGATGCGCCGATGCCCCAATCGCCGGCGAAGGCTATTTTAGCGGAGTTGCCCAACAGGTCATTGACATTGGGGGCAATCCCCGTCATGGCACTTCCGACAGCGCTCGTTCTAGGGTCGGGGTTGATCATTAAGAAAGGAGCGCCAACCTGCAAAGAATTGGGAGCCGATTTTTGGGCGACCAGGGACAATGCCGGTAAGCATACCATGCCCAGGACACAAACTGATCTGTAGAAATATTTCATATTGGATGATTTAGATGCCGGGCAGACATCGGTATATGATTATTGGATGACGATTTTATCGGTGTAGACCTTACCATCGACCTTGAGAATAACGGTGTAAATACCACTGGCGAATTGATCTGCCGGCACTGGTATCAAGACTTTACCGGTTCCATATTGCCTGATGTCTTGAAAGATGATTTGTCCCGCGGCGTTCATAATAATCACGGTAGTAGTAGCTTCCCGCGCCAAATCGAACTGAATTTTCATGGTAGTCTTCACCGGGTTGGGAAATATCATGAAGTTGGTTACAATAGGGATACCGAGGGGAGGCCTTGGTATTATCTCCGGTTGATGAAAGCCTTGGCTAAGCATCCGGTTGCCCGAAGAAAGCGTTAAAATTGCGAAATCACCGATGGTATATTCATATAAAACACCGTTTGCGATGGCAGTGCCGCCAGTACTGGCTACAACTTCACGCACGAGTTGCAACTCGAATTGAGCCTTGGTCGGTTTCGATAGTAATAACAGGTTGAGCAGCAAACAAATACAGGAGGGTAGAAGTTTGGACTTCATGCTTGGATAGATTTAAATAAAAATGAAACAGATTAGATTATTTAACAGCTTATATGCCCTTTGGTGCCGGGCGGATAAAATATAGATTACCGTGCCAGGGCAAGAATATCAGCATTATTAGCTATTAATATTTATACAGTTACAATTAAATAGTAAAAATAAGGTTGACACATTCTGATTATAGGGTTTAATTAGAATAGGTCATATTCGATTATCAGATTCTACTTACCATTAATAGGTATAAAATTAATAATTATAAACCCATTACATATAATCTACCGGCTTAAAAATGATAACTGGCTGCAAACACCTGAAAACTGGAAGAAAATAACCGGTTCCATGACAAATATGTTGTAAGTAATAGCTAATTTTGCGCCTTCACTACAAACAAGGGTAGTTTAGGATAAGGTTATCGATATTTCGCAGCATTACCAATGATTTAACAATTAAACAAATTACTTGGTTTTATTTGTAAATAAAAAAATCTTACCTTTGCCCCCCAAATTGCATTATTTTTAGTCATTTTATAATTATGGCAGACTTACGATTTCAAAGAAATATTGGTATTGCGGCGCATATCGATGCCGGTAAAACCACTACCACAGAGCGTATCCTGTATTATACAGGTAAAACCCACAAGATAGGTGAGGTTCACGAAGGTGCAGCTACCATGGACTGGATGGCGCAAGAACAAGAGAGAGGTATTACCATCACATCGGCTGCAACTACTTGTTTCTGGAACTTCCCTACCGATCAAGGACAAGTTACGCCTGATACTAAAAGTTTTAAATTTAACATCATTGACACGCCAGGTCACGTGGACTTTACCGTAGAGGTAGAGCGTTCCCTTCGTGTATTGGACGGTTTGGTGGCTTTGTTCTGTGCCGTATCCGGTGTAGAACCACAGTCTGAAACCGTTTGGCGTCAAGCAAACCGTTACCGTGTACCACGTATCGGTTTCGTAAACAAGATGGACCGCTCCGGTGCCGACTTCTTGAACGTTGTAAAACAAGTTAAAGAAATGTTGGGCGCAAATCCTGTTCCTTTAGTATTACCTATCGGGGCAGAAGATTCTTTCAAGGGCGTGGTTGACTTGATTACCATGAAAGGTATTATCTGGGATGAAGCTGGTAAAGGTGCTACCTACCAGGAAATCGAAATCCCCGAGGATATGAAAGCAGAAGCTGAAGAGTGGAGAGGTAAATTGGTGGAAGCCGTTGCTGAATACGATGACACTTTGATGGAGAAATTCTTCGAAGATCCTAACTCGATCTCTGAAAATGAAATCCACGAAGCGATCCGTAAAGCAACGATCGACATCGCTATCATCCCGATGCTTTGCGGTTCTTCTTTCAAAAACAAAGGTGTTCAGAAAATGTTGGACTCCGTTTGCCGCTATCTTCCTTCTCCTTTGGATATCGAAGCGGTAAAAGGTACCAACCCGGACACCGGTGAAGAAATTGAACGTAAACCAGATGTAAAAGAACCATTCTCTGCACTGGCGTTCAAAATTATGACAGATCCATTCGTGGGTCGCTTGGCGTTCTTCCGCTCTTACTCCGGTAAGTTAGATGCAGGTTCTTACGTTTTGAATACCCGTACCGGTAAAAACGAACGTATCAGCCGTATCATGCAGATGCACGCGAACAAGCAAAACCCGATCGATTTCATCGAAGCCGGTGATATCGGTGCGGCTGTTGGTTTTAAAGACATTAAAACCGGTGATACCCTTTGCGATGAGAAAAATCCAATTGTTCTCGAAACAATGACTTTCCCAGAGCCGGTTATCCACATCGCTATCGAGCCTAAAACTCAAGCTGACGTAGATAAAATGGGTATGGCTATCGCTAAATTGGTAGAAGAAGATCCTACCTTGAAAGCGAAAACAGATGAAGAAACAGGTCAGACTATCTTGAGTGGTATGGGTGAATTGCACTTGGAAATCATCGTTGACCGTATGCGTCGTGAGTTCAAGGTGGAAGTAAACCAAGGTGCTCCTCAAGTAGCTTATAAAGAAGCCTTTACAGCTACCATTTCCCACCGCGAAACATTCAAGAAACAAACAGGTGGTAAAGGTAAATTCGCCGATATCCAAGTGGAAATTGGTCCTGCTGATGCTGAATGGTTAGCTGCTAACGATGGTAAACATTTCCAATTCGTAAATGATATCTTCGGTGGTTCTATCCCTAGGGAATTTATCCCGGCCGTTCAGAAAGGTTTCGAATTATCCATGTCACAAGGTGTATTGGCTAACTTCCCTGTAGATAACCTGAAAGTTCGCTTGTTCGACGGTAGCTTCCACGCTGTGGATTCTGACGCCGTTTCCTTCGAGCTTTGTGCGAAACAAGCTTTCCGCGAAGCCGGTCGTAAAGCGAAACCAATCTTGTTGGAGCCGATCATGAAAGTTGAAGTACAAACTCCTGACCAATACATGGGTGATGTTACCGGTGACTTGAACCGTCGTCGCGGTATGTTGGAAGGTATGGAAATGAGGAACAACGTTCAAGTGATCAAGGCGAAAGTTCCATTGAGTGAAATGTTTGGTTACGTAACTCAATTGCGTTCTATCTCCTCTGGCCGTGCAACTTCTATCATGGAGTTCTCTCACTACAATCCTGCTCCGAATAACATCGCTGAAGAAGTGGTGGCTAAGGTGAAAGGTAAAGTGAACCAAGACTAATTCTTCTTAAAAGTTTGATAGATTTAAGTATAGGTCCCGGTAGCAATACCGGGGCTTTTTTTATGCCCGCACCATTCCCGGTACTGGCACTTTAGCCCCTGTTCCCCTGCTAAATACCCCTTTCTGCTGCCGCTAAATATCAAAACAGATAAAATATTCTATATTTCGTCTTGAATTTAAACCTTTTGTAAACTAGTGTTGTTATTCCAATAACAAGTTTAGCCCTGTTTATCCCCGTAAAAGCATACCTAACCCGTTTGTAAATCGCTTATTATTTATAACCAATCAATTATAATTACACCAAAATTGATATTTTATGAGAAAAGTCCATCTTTTAATCCTAGCATTCATTTTATTGATGGGTACCACGGTGCAGGCACAAACACAGAAAGGCAATGTTATGGTGGGCGCCAACATGGCCAATATTTTGGGCACATTTAGCAGTGATGCGAACTCTTTCCAGTTTAATTTAACGCCGAAGGCGGGTTGGTTTATAAAGGATAACCTGGCTTTGGGAGCAGAAGTTAATTTAGGTATTAAAACAACGAAATATGATAATACGGATACGAAGGTAACGGATCTTACTTACGGGATCGGGGCATTCGGTCGCTATTATATAACCGACGAGAGCATCGAGTTCAGCAAGAGGGCCCGTTTTTTCCTGGAGGCAAGCGCCGGGTTTAACGGCACAAACTCCAAGACAAAGGTAGCTGACGGCTCCAGCAGCAGTATAAATAATAATGGCTTAGGTTTAGGTTTCGGTCCGGGTTTGGCGTTCTTTATAACGCCGAACGTGGCGCTGGAGGCCTTGTTGAAATATGACATTACAGTGGGCTTCGGTAGCTCCACAACGGTACACAAACTTGGCTTAAACCTGGGTTTCCAGATCTATTTGCCGGGTAAAAATGCCCGCCAGATAATCCGCGAGGAAACGGGTAAATAGGGTTAACAAATCGAGCATTAATGTTCGTGTTTTTCATAGGGTTAATTATAGAAGGCCGGGTATCTCCCCGGCCTTTGTATTTTGCTCTTTATTTAGAATGAATGAAATGAACAAACTTATTGATAATGAATGAACTGAATGGAGGTTTTATAAATGCATATAATTATTTTCGTATCGGTTTATAACCAAACTGGGATTGCCGAAAACCAGGGGAATAGAGTAGGCGTTAACCGAATATGAAAACCTGAGTAACCATGGATTTATTAAACCAATTGTTATCAGCAGTATTAAATCTTCTTCAATCTTTGTTGGGAGGTTTGTAAGCCCAAGAGCCGGGTTAATCGGCAGGGAAAACTCTGTAGAGGTCATACCATACCGGTATGGCTTCTTTTTTTGCGGGTACCCGACGTTTTGTAAATTATTCACAAGTATGTGGATAAATTGCAGTGAGAATCTGTAACTTAGCAAGTTTCCGAAACTTTTTCGGGGTTGAAAATAGCCATAGGACTAAATTTTTTTTAGTTTTTTGGTAAAATTTTTTCCCTAAATAATTTGCTGATAATAAAAAGTTACATACCTTTGCCGTCCCAAATCGAATGGGGTCAATACAAAGTAGAAGTTCATTGCATATGTCTCAGAGAATAAGAATCAAGCTGAAGTCCTACGATCATAACTTAGTAGATAAGTCTGCTGAGAAAATCGTAAAAACCGTGCGAAACACGGGTGCCGTGGTAACTGGTCCAATTCCTTTACCAACAGAAAAGAAAATTTTCACGGTATTGCGTTCTCCGCACGTAAATAAGAAAGCGCGTGAGCAGTTCCAACTTTGCACGCATAAGCGTTTGTTGGATATTTACACATCTTCCAGCAGAACAGTAGATGCTTTAAGTAAGCTCGACCTGCCTTCTGGTGTAGAAGTTGAAATTAAAGCGTAATGGACATTCAGCAGGTGGGCAAAAGGCCCGCCTGAAGTATTTTCTAACGTAAGTAAATTCGGTCACGCCTTCTGGGTGGCCACCAATAAAGTTTTTTAAACGCCCATCCTGTGGATAGCTAGAACACCCCCAGGCGCTGGGTATAATTTATATAACAATGAAAGGAATTATTGGTAAAAAGATTGGTATGACCAGTATCTTCGAAGCCAATGGTAAGCAGACAGCTTGTACCATTATCGAGGCTGGTCCTTGCGTGGTAACACAGGTGAAAACAGTTTCATCTGATGGTTATAACGCCGTTCAATTAGCTTTTGGTGAAAAGAAAGAAAAAAACACCTCAAAAGCAGCTTTACATCACTTCGCGAAAGCACAAACCTCCCCTAAACGTTACGTTGTAGAATTCCGTAACCCTGACGTAGAAAAAGCCCTTGGCGATACCGTTACAGTAGATATCTTCTCCGAAGGAGAGGCTATTGACGTTGTGGGTACTTCCAAAGGTAAGGGTTTCCAAGGTGTTGTTAAACGCCATGGATTTAGCGGTGTTGGTGAGTCTACTCACGGTCAACACGATAGAAGCCGCGCTCCAGGTTCTGTAGGTGGTTCTTCTTATCCTTCCCGCGTATTTAAAGGTATGCGTATGGCTGGCCAAACTGGTAACGAAAGAGTAAAAGTTAAAGGTCTTAAAGTCTTGAAGGTATTCCCTGAAAAGAATTATATCCTGGTAAGTGGTTCCGTTCCGGGCCACAATGGTTCAATCGTTTTAATCCAGAAGTAATTATGACACTCGATATTTTAAATATAGAAGGTAAGAAAACCGGTAGAACTGTTGAGTTGCCCGAAGAAGTATTCGGACTAGAACCCAACGATCACGTACTCTACCTGGCTGTGAAACAATACTTGGCCGCTCAACGTCAAGGTTCTCATAAAGTGAAAACTAGGGCGGAAGTAAAAGGTGCTTCCCGCAAATTGCACAAACAAAAAGGTACCGGTGGTTCCCGTAAAGGTAACATCCGTAACCCGTTGTATAAAGGTGGTGGTACCATTTTCGGTCCTAAACCGCGCAATTACGCGTTCAAGTTGAACAAGAAAGTGAAAGATTTAGCTAAAATCTCCGCACTTTCCGTAAAAGCTAAAGAAAACAGCATCTTGATCATCGAGGATGTAAACTTTGATGCTCCGAAAACCAAGCAATTCTTGAATATCTTGAATAGCTTGAACATCAACGCAAACAGCAAAAAGACTTTGTTCATCCTTCCGGAAGTGAACGATAACGTTTACTTGTCTTTGCGCAACATCCCGACTGTGAACAGTTCCGTATTGCAGGACATCAACACTTATGATCTCCTCAATAGCAACTACTTGGTATTCACTGAAAGCGCGGTGAAGTTCTTAACTGAAACCGAAGAAGCTCCAGCTGAAGCATAAGCAGATGCATCGTTTTTTGGCTTATTAAACATTAAAAAACACGGCCCGAAGCCCCGGCTGAAGGCGAAAAAAGATAAACAATGAATCTTTCAGATGTTTTAATCAAACCGGTTGTTACTGAGAAGGTGAACAAGGCTACCGAAAAATTTAATCGCTACTACTTCATCGTTGATAAAAAAGCGAACAAAGTAGAAATCAAGAACGCGGTTAAACAATTCTACGGTGTTGAACCCGTGTCTGTGAATACTTCGGTAATGCCCGGTAAAACTAAAACCCGCTTCACTAAAGCTGGTTTTATCTCCGGTAGAAAACCTTCTTTCAAGAAGGCTATCGTTACCCTCGCTGAAGGCGACTCTATAGATCTGTATGCTAACATATAGTGCCCAATTGCCCTAACAAGCAAGATGGTTGTATATACAGATCGACTGAAATAAAAACAAAGACTTAAATTTTTTGAATCGTAAAAAATGGCACTGAAGAAATTTAAACCGATGACCGCCGGTACCCGCTGGAAAATCGGTAACGCTTATGCAGAAGTGACAACCGACAAGCCGGAAAAATCCCTCTTGGAATCCAAGAAGAAAACCGGTGGTAGAAACACGCAAGGTAGAAGATCTATGCGCTACATCGGTGGTGGTCACAAACAACAATATCGTATCATCGATTTCAAACGTAACAAGCACAATGTGCCTGCTGTCGTGAAATCTATCGAGTACGATCCGAACCGTACCGCTTTTATCTCCCTGTTGAACTACGCGGATGGTGAGAAACGTTATATCATCGCTCCGCAAGGTTTACAAGTTGGTGCTACCGTTGTAAGCGGTGAAGCCGTTGCCCCGGAAGTAGGTAACGCGCTGCCGTTGAAAAACATGCCGCTCGGTACCGTGGTTCACAACATCGAATTGCAACCCGGTAAAGGTGGCGCCATGGCTCGTAGCGCTGGTACTTACGCCCAATTGAACGCGAAGGAAGAAAAATACGCTGTATTGAAAATGCCTTCCGGTGAATTGCGCAAAGTATTGTCTACTTGTATGGCTACCGTAGGTACTGTTTCTAACTCAGATCACGGTCTTCAATCTATCGGTAAAGCAGGTGCTAACCGTTGGAGAGGTATCCGCCCGAGAAACCGTGGTGTTGCGATGAACCCAGTAGATCACCCGATGGGTGGTGGTGAAGGTAGGTCTTCAGGTGGTCACCCGAGATCTAGAACGGGTAAATATGCGAAAGGTCTGAAAACCAGGAAAACGCATAAGAGCTCGAATCAACTGATCATCAGTAGAAAAAACGGTAAGAAATTATAATATTAAATATCCCGGTTTCCGTGCCGTAACAAGCACGGAAACTGATAAAGGAATTCAATTATAGAAATATGGGTCGTTCCATTAAAAAAGGTCCTTATGTTGACCAGAAATTAGAAACTAAAGTGTTGAAAATGAATGAAGGCACTAAAAGAACCGTGATTAAAACATGGAGCCGTCGTTCTACCATCACTCCTGATTTTGTAGGCCATACATTTGCTGTACACAATGGTAACAAGTTCATCCCTGTTTATGTAACAGAGTTTATGGTAGGTCATAAATTAGGTGAATTTGCGCCAACACGTAACTTCAAAGGACACGTAAACAAGAAAATGTAATCGTGTAAGCGGCCAGGTGGCGTTGCGATGAAACCGCGAGGAAGAATAGTAGCCCGGCGCTTATACAATAACTGTAAACTACTTAGAAATTAACAACAATGGAAGCAGTTGCTAAGCTTAATAATAATCCAACATCTACCCGCAAAATGCGTTTGCTGGCAGACTTAATCCGCGGTCTGGATGTTGAGAAGGCTTTGAATATTTTGAAATTCCACCCAAAACACCCGAGTGTTCCCTTGGAAAAACTTTTGTTGTCCGCAGTTGCTAACTGGAAACAAAAGAATGAAGGTGAAAGGGCGGAAGATGCTAACTTGTACGTGAAGACGATTTTCGTAGATGGTGGCCGTATCCTGAAAAGAATGCGTCCTGCTCCACAAGGTAGGGGTTACCGTATCCGCAAGAGAAGTAACCACGTAACTCTCATCGTGGATAGCCGTGTTGGTCAATAATCACGGGAGTAGCAAAAAGTTGACAAAATAAATTCAATTTAACTTTTAGACAAATAAACCAGACACATGGGTCAGAAAACAAATCCTATTGGTAACAGGTTAGGTATCATCAGAGGATGGGACTCTAATTGGTATGGTAGTAAAAAAGATTATGCTACCAAACTGATCGAAGATAACAAAATCAGGACTTACCTGAATGCTCGTATCAATAAAGGTGGCATTTCAAGGGTAGTGATTGAGAGAACTTTAGGAAAACTGATCATCACTATTCATACTTCTAAACCTGGTATCATTATAGGTAAAGGTGGTAACGAGGTTGATCGCATCAAGGAAGAGTTGAAGAAATTGACTGGTAAGGAAGATGTGCAAATCAACATCCTCGAAATCCGCCGCCCTGAAATCGATGCGAATATCGTGGCTGAAACCATCGCCAAACAAATTGAAAGCCGTATCAACTACAAACGTGCTATCAAGATGGCTATCGCTACCGCGTTGAGAATGGGTGCCGAAGGTATCAAGGTGAAAGTTGGTGGCCGTTTAGGTGGTGCTGAAATTGCCCGTTCCGAAGAAATGAAACAAGGCCGCGTACCTTTGCATACTTTCCGTATGGATATCGATTACGCTTCTTTGTTCGCTTTGACGGTTTACGGTAAAATCGGTATCAAAGTTTGGATCTGTAAAGGTGAAGTACTGGGTAAACGTGACCTGAATCCAAATGCAATTTCCGGTAAAGATGGCGAAACTAGAGGTGGTGGACATCATCATCAAGGTGGCCGTGGCGATAGAAGAGGTGGTGATAGGAGAGGTGGCGACAACCGCGGTGGTGGTCGTAACAAGCAATCTTAAGGCGCAGCCCGTCGAAAACCAATAGGAATTAACATTTTGATGCTGCTTTGAGCATCCAAAAGATTTTAAAAACAACTTTTAATAACATAAACGATGTTACAGCCAAAGAGAACGAAACACAGGAAGATGCATAAAGGCCGCATCAAGGGAGATGCAAAGAGAGGTGCTACCATTTCTTTTGGATCTTTCGGCCTGAAGGCATTAGAACCTAAGTGGATCACTGACCGGCAGATCGAAGCTGCTAGGGTTGCTCTGACTAGGGCTATGAAGCGTGAAGGTAATGTGTGGATCCGTATATTCCCTGATAAACCAATTACCGCTAAACCGTTAGAGGTAAGGATGGGTAAAGGTAAAGGTGCTCCAGACCATTGGGCTGCCGTAGTTAAACCGGGAAGAATCCTGTTCGAAGCTGACGGTGTACCTTTGCAAGTCGCTAAAGACGCAATGGAACTCGCTGCACAAAAATTGCCGATCAAAGTGAAATTTATTGTGCGCCGCGACTACGAAGCTTAATCCTTCATAATCCGCAGAGTTTCAATAAATCAAATCAAACACAGAACAAAATCAAATACAAATGGCAACAGCTAAATTGGATCTGAAAAGCTTGAGTGACGAAGAATTAAAGGAGAAAATCTCCGATGATCAGTTACGCCTGAAGAAAGTAATTTTCAGCCATGCAATCACCCCCATCGAAAATCCGATGAGCATCCGCGCGATGAGAAGGGATATTGCCCGCTTGAAAACTGAATTGCGTAGAAGAGAGTTAGGCTTCTAAATCCATTTGACCAGCGCTACGGCGGTGGATCACTTTAAAATTAAGTTTAATTCACCCCTCCATGATGATGGAGACCAGGTGGTAAAATACTTTCACA includes the following:
- the rpmC gene encoding 50S ribosomal protein L29, with translation MATAKLDLKSLSDEELKEKISDDQLRLKKVIFSHAITPIENPMSIRAMRRDIARLKTELRRRELGF
- the rplP gene encoding 50S ribosomal protein L16 encodes the protein MLQPKRTKHRKMHKGRIKGDAKRGATISFGSFGLKALEPKWITDRQIEAARVALTRAMKREGNVWIRIFPDKPITAKPLEVRMGKGKGAPDHWAAVVKPGRILFEADGVPLQVAKDAMELAAQKLPIKVKFIVRRDYEA
- the rpsC gene encoding 30S ribosomal protein S3, with amino-acid sequence MGQKTNPIGNRLGIIRGWDSNWYGSKKDYATKLIEDNKIRTYLNARINKGGISRVVIERTLGKLIITIHTSKPGIIIGKGGNEVDRIKEELKKLTGKEDVQINILEIRRPEIDANIVAETIAKQIESRINYKRAIKMAIATALRMGAEGIKVKVGGRLGGAEIARSEEMKQGRVPLHTFRMDIDYASLFALTVYGKIGIKVWICKGEVLGKRDLNPNAISGKDGETRGGGHHHQGGRGDRRGGDRRGGDNRGGGRNKQS